From the Nymphaea colorata isolate Beijing-Zhang1983 unplaced genomic scaffold, ASM883128v2 scaffold0020, whole genome shotgun sequence genome, one window contains:
- the LOC116267948 gene encoding LOW QUALITY PROTEIN: uncharacterized protein LOC116267948 (The sequence of the model RefSeq protein was modified relative to this genomic sequence to represent the inferred CDS: deleted 5 bases in 3 codons; substituted 6 bases at 6 genomic stop codons): MQQNKIADGQRTKIIYTLIKEAKYQEYQSPHPXAIDHLSYELQFCPRSRSMSLLAYCYYMSQDFLNSARVYEQLSKFYPEVTEYKLYLAQSHYKNGDFDQSVIRYEQDEIQHAKSLLRQGTSCDKANQEDSDIVVNEGCILYKEGKYEEARLKFVDAMNAIGYDCEIAYNISLCHYKQKQLAPSLKYIAEIIEKGVREHPELGVGSYAPDIEVKSVGNSQTLKETALVEAFNLKAAIEYTIRNYAAAREALLDMPPRSEXELDSVTLLNQALMNIDEDPNGSFKTADVLAENSEFTYKMPNKEDFEFIDAIILQKASPEESLRKLDLIANRYIDSLRQFTKSIQDARLAKDNEGIKKSLKEFDXCLEKYIPVLMSQAKIYWDKENYSVVEKLFRQSAEFCADHETWKLNVAHVFFVLERYNEAIRYYEPIINKNADNMLSLTAIVVANLCVSYIMVNKNEEAEEIMKRLEAEEEKAAEMAETEKQANHYHLCIVNLVIGTLYCSKNNYDFGVGRIIKSLEPIQKKVNYVIXLNTDTWFYAKRCLLSLLXVLSKHMIIVKDTTISEAIDFLDLADEHGKTTPTVFNPLEXLDEKHTVSYEARELKRMYIKMR, encoded by the exons atgcagCAAAACAAGATCGCTGATGGTCAAAGGACCAAGATCATCTACACCCTTATCAAAGAAGCCAAATACCAAGAA TACCAATCACCCCATCCGTAGGCCATCGACCACCTCAGCTATGAGCTGCAGTTTTGCCCCAGGAGCAGATCCATGTCGCTTCTCGCCTACTGCTACTACATGAGCCAAGATTTCCTCAACTCCGCCAGAGTGTACGAGCAGCTTTCCAAATTCTACCCGGAAGTGACCGAGTACAAGCTGTACCTCGCCCAGAGCCACTACAAGAATGGAGATTTTGACCAG TCAGTCATCAGATATGAGCAGGACGAAATCCAGCATGCCAAATCGCTGCTCCGTCAAGGT ACATCATGTGATAAAGCCAACCAGGAGGACTCTGACATCGTTGTCAACGAAGGATGCATTTTATACAAAGAGGGCAAGTACGAAGAGGCAAGGCTTAAGTTTGTGGACGCCATGAATGCAATTGGGTATGATTGCGAAATCGCATATAACATTTCCCTGTGCCACTACAAGCAGAAACAACTTGCGCCCTCTCTGAAGTACATTGCTGAGATCATTGAAAAGGGAGTAAGAGAGCATCCTGAGCTTGGAGTAGGATCATATGCACCCGATATTGAAGTCAAGAGTGTGGGAAACAGTCAGACCCTCAAGGAAACTGCCCTCGTTGAAGCATTCAACTTGAAAGCTGCCATCGAATATACCATCAGGAACTATGCTGCTGCAAGAGAAGCGCTTCTGGACATGCCGCCTCGATCCGAATAGGAACTGGATTCCGTTACACTATTGAACCAGGCATTGATGAACATCGATGAGGATCCAAATGGCTCAttcaaaa CTGCTGACGTCTTGGCTGAGAATTCCGAGTTCACCTATAAGATGCCAAACAAGGAAGATTTCGAGTTCATCGACGCCATCATTCTGCAGAAGGCTTCACCTGAAGAGTCACTCAGGAAGCTTGATCTGATTGCCAATCGCTATATCGATTCATTGAGGCAGTTCACCAAGAGCATTCAGGATGCAAGACTGGCCAAGGATAATGAAGGGATCAAAAAATCCCTCAAGGAGTTTGATTAATGCTTGGAGAAATACATCCCTGTGCTAATGTCCCAGGCCAAGATCTATTGGGACAAGGAAAACTACTCCGTTGTGGAAAAATTGTTCAGACAAAGTGCTGAATTCTGCGCTGATCATGAAACATGGAAACTGAACGTGGCTCATGTCTTCTTCGTCCTTGAAAGGTACAACGAAGCTATTCGCTACTATGAGCCAATTATCAACAAAAACGCAGACAACATGCTCAGCCTGACTGCTATCGTCGTTGCTAACCTCTGTGTGAGCTATATCATGGTCAACAAGAATGAAGAGGCAGAGGAAATAATGAAGAGACTGGAAGCTGAAGAAGAAAAGGCTGCAGAAATGGCTGAAACCGAAAAGCAGGCAAACCATTACCACTTGTGCATTGTCAACTTGGTCATCGGTACTCTCTATTGCTCCAAAAACAACTATGACTTCGGAGTTGGAAGAATAATCAAGTCCTTGGAGCCAATccaaaaaaaagta aattaTGTTATTTAGCTCAACACTGACACTTGGTTTTACGCTAAGAGATGTCTCTTGTCCTTGCTTTAAGTGCTCTCAAAGCACATGATTATTGTGAAGGATACGACCATAAGTGAAGCCATTGACTTCTTGGACCTTGCTGACGAGCATGGAAAGACTACACCAACTGTCTTCAATCCCCTCGAATAACTCGACGAGAAGCATACCGTGTCATACGAGGCAAGAGAACTCAAGAGAATGTACATCAAAATGCGTTGA
- the LOC116267949 gene encoding LOW QUALITY PROTEIN: uncharacterized protein LOC116267949 (The sequence of the model RefSeq protein was modified relative to this genomic sequence to represent the inferred CDS: inserted 1 base in 1 codon), whose protein sequence is MDSIINEKKRLHETLLSFPPFYTYRRDQIASKNMKSPERNRSDIGENLSIPIAEIPELQGEPEEVARDKVLIAYKQAQKPVLVEDTSLCYNAYKGLPGPYIKWFLKSIGPEGLAKMVEPFEDKTAYAMCIIAYMSAELKEPILFXGKTPGRIVEPRGSRDFGWDPVFQPDGYEKTYAELPKEIKNTISHRFRAID, encoded by the exons ATGGATAGCATCATTAACGAGAAGAAAAGATTGCATGAAACCTTGCTCTCCTTCCCTCCCTTCTACACGTACAGAAGAGATCAAATAGCCTCCAAGAACATGAAGAGTCCAGAAAGAAACAGATCGGATATTGGGGAGAACTTATCCATACCTATTGCAGAGA TACCCGAACTCCAAGGAGAACCTGAAGAAGTCGCCAGAGATAAGGTTCTGATCGCCTACAAGCAAGCCCAAAAGCCAGTCCTTGTCGAGGATACTTCCCTCTGCTACAATGCCTACAAGGGACTCCCCGGACCATACATCAAATGGTTCCTCAAGAGCATCGGTCCCGAAGGACTAGCGAAGATGGTGGAGCCATTCGAGGATAAGACCGCTTACGCCATGTGCATCATCGCCTACATGAGCGCTGAGCTGAAGGAGCCTATTCTCT GTGGGAAGACTCCTGGCAGGATTGTGGAGCCAAGAGGCAGCAGGGACTTCGGTTGGGATCCAGTCTTCCAACCCGACGGATATGAGAAGACCTATGCCGAACTTCCCAAGGAGATCAAGAACACCATTTCCCACAGGTTCAGAGCTATCGATTGA